The Streptomyces aurantiacus genome includes a region encoding these proteins:
- the groES gene encoding co-chaperone GroES: MTTTSSKVAIKPLEDRIVVQPLDAEQTTASGLVIPDTAKEKPQEGVVLAVGPGRFENGERLPLDVNTGDIVLYSKYGGTEVKYNGEEYLVLSARDVLAIIEK; encoded by the coding sequence GTGACGACCACCAGCTCCAAGGTTGCCATCAAGCCGCTCGAGGACCGCATTGTGGTCCAGCCGCTGGATGCCGAGCAGACCACGGCCTCTGGCCTGGTCATCCCGGACACGGCGAAGGAGAAGCCCCAGGAGGGCGTCGTCCTTGCCGTGGGCCCGGGCCGCTTCGAGAACGGCGAGCGCCTGCCGCTCGACGTGAACACCGGCGACATCGTGCTGTACAGCAAGTACGGCGGCACCGAGGTGAAGTACAACGGCGAGGAGTACCTCGTCCTCTCGGCTCGCGACGTGCTCGCGATCATCGAGAAGTAA
- a CDS encoding polysaccharide deacetylase family protein, producing the protein MRRRGAAALLAGVLCLSGCAQSVDPIERLGKKAAQKVRTHAPAADAYRRWGLTAPLAPAPAPGPPGRRPAARAAEAGLPPVVDRVPTRDKVVFLTFDDGAEKDPRFVDMVRELRLPVSVFLTDSVVGPGYAHFGRLRAVGASVQNHTLDHPYLPSLPYAGQRAEICGQQEKIKQRFGIRPTLFRPPYGAYNDDTLRAAAGCGVAAVVLWRDEGPLRPGDILHCPEGRGGASLTRTTADILKRVQRAGFTVARLEDYL; encoded by the coding sequence GTGAGGCGGCGGGGGGCCGCGGCGCTGCTCGCCGGCGTGCTCTGCCTCTCCGGCTGTGCCCAGTCCGTCGACCCCATCGAGAGGCTCGGCAAGAAGGCCGCGCAGAAGGTGCGCACGCACGCGCCCGCCGCGGACGCGTACCGGCGCTGGGGCCTGACCGCTCCGCTCGCACCGGCGCCGGCACCGGGCCCGCCCGGCCGGCGGCCCGCCGCACGCGCGGCCGAAGCCGGCCTGCCGCCCGTCGTGGACCGCGTCCCGACCCGCGACAAGGTCGTCTTCCTGACCTTCGACGACGGCGCCGAGAAGGATCCGCGGTTCGTCGACATGGTGCGTGAACTACGGCTGCCGGTCAGCGTGTTCCTCACGGACAGTGTCGTCGGACCGGGGTACGCGCACTTCGGGCGGCTGCGCGCGGTCGGCGCGAGCGTGCAGAACCACACCCTCGACCATCCGTACCTGCCGAGCCTCCCGTACGCGGGTCAGCGGGCCGAGATCTGCGGCCAGCAGGAGAAGATCAAGCAGCGCTTCGGCATCCGCCCCACGCTCTTCCGCCCGCCCTACGGCGCCTACAACGACGACACCCTGCGCGCGGCGGCCGGCTGCGGAGTCGCCGCGGTCGTCCTCTGGCGTGACGAGGGTCCGCTCCGCCCGGGCGACATCCTCCACTGCCCCGAGGGCCGGGGCGGGGCGAGCCTGACACGGACGACGGCCGACATCCTGAAGCGCGTCCAGAGGGCGGGCTTCACCGTGGCGCGCCTGGAGGACTACCTGTAG
- a CDS encoding polysaccharide deacetylase family protein produces the protein MRLVRQNDSNDGERDRGDALGRAGGTAARPAFAGPRVGGRPAHAKRTALLLLTATALAAGCSGPGPGAGTAPAAGQQLRKAAELRQAQRARAVAAKKWGLAKVPLPAPPAPAKKPRISTRKGFEVGDHEGLPPVFTTVPTKDKVVFLTIDDGAEKDPAFLRMTSDLKIPYTAFLSDYLVKDDYGYFKKMQATGVVLNNHTLRHRYLPHLSYAAQKREICGMQDVIEERYGRRPTLFRPPFGNYDEDTLRAAGACGIKAVPLWNEEVFVDRWDYREWDRDLRPGDIVLSHFRGREHWKGTMPDMIRRFLKLVTDKGYAVARLEDYL, from the coding sequence ATGCGACTTGTACGACAAAATGACAGCAACGACGGAGAAAGGGACAGGGGAGACGCCCTCGGGAGGGCCGGGGGAACCGCCGCGCGACCAGCCTTCGCCGGCCCGCGGGTGGGCGGCCGCCCGGCCCACGCGAAGCGGACCGCGCTCCTCCTGCTGACAGCCACCGCACTGGCCGCCGGCTGCTCCGGACCGGGGCCCGGCGCCGGCACCGCCCCGGCCGCGGGCCAGCAGCTCCGCAAGGCCGCCGAGCTCCGTCAGGCACAGCGCGCCCGGGCCGTCGCGGCGAAGAAGTGGGGGCTGGCGAAGGTCCCCCTGCCCGCACCGCCCGCCCCGGCGAAGAAGCCGCGCATCAGCACCCGCAAGGGCTTCGAGGTGGGCGACCACGAGGGCCTGCCCCCCGTCTTCACGACCGTCCCCACCAAGGACAAGGTCGTCTTCCTCACCATCGACGACGGCGCCGAGAAGGACCCCGCGTTCCTGCGCATGACGAGCGACCTGAAGATCCCGTACACCGCCTTCCTCAGTGACTACCTGGTCAAGGACGACTACGGATATTTCAAGAAGATGCAGGCCACCGGCGTGGTCCTGAACAACCACACGCTCCGCCACCGCTACCTGCCACACCTGTCGTACGCCGCCCAGAAGCGCGAGATCTGCGGCATGCAGGACGTGATCGAAGAGCGGTACGGCAGGCGCCCGACGCTCTTCCGCCCGCCCTTCGGCAACTACGACGAGGACACCCTGCGCGCGGCCGGAGCCTGCGGCATCAAGGCGGTCCCACTGTGGAACGAGGAGGTCTTCGTCGACCGCTGGGACTACCGGGAATGGGATCGGGACCTGCGGCCCGGAGACATCGTTCTCAGCCACTTCCGCGGCAGGGAGCACTGGAAGGGCACGATGCCCGACATGATCCGCCGCTTCCTGAAGCTGGTCACCGACAAGGGGTACGCGGTGGCACGTCTGGAGGACTACCTGTGA
- a CDS encoding THUMP-like domain-containing protein, with amino-acid sequence MSSFAALLTDRGRALLDEVRGTEPARELAVATRLRREHPAELVSAALGQARLRQRAAVKFGAVDAERMFFTPNGVEQSTRATVAAYRAARFQELGVRSVADLCCGIGGDAIALARAGIRVLAVDRDPLTAAVARANAHALGLGGLIEVREADVTEVDTSAYDAVFVDPARRGGRGRVFDPEAYSPPLSWAVRAALEAPLAALKIAPGIPHEAVPAEAGAEWISDSGDVKEAVLWFGTREAGSVRATLLPGPRTLVGRGLPDPAVRPVGRYLYEPDGAVIRSHLVAEVAGELDGGGLVDETIAYITADSVTATPYATAYEITDRLPFNVKKLKALLRQREVGILTVKKRGSAVEPEELRRKVKPQGRNSATVFLTRVQGAPTMLVGHPAMPKD; translated from the coding sequence GTGTCGTCCTTCGCCGCCCTGCTCACCGACCGCGGGCGCGCCCTGCTCGACGAGGTGCGCGGTACGGAACCCGCCCGCGAGTTGGCCGTCGCCACCCGGCTGCGGCGCGAGCACCCCGCGGAGCTCGTCTCCGCGGCGCTCGGGCAGGCCCGGCTGCGGCAGCGGGCCGCGGTGAAGTTCGGCGCGGTGGACGCGGAGCGGATGTTCTTCACGCCGAACGGGGTGGAGCAGTCGACCCGGGCGACGGTCGCCGCCTACCGTGCCGCGCGTTTCCAGGAGCTCGGCGTGCGGTCCGTGGCCGACCTGTGCTGCGGGATCGGCGGCGACGCGATCGCGCTCGCCCGGGCCGGGATCCGGGTCCTCGCCGTCGACCGGGACCCGCTGACGGCGGCCGTGGCGCGGGCGAACGCGCACGCGCTCGGGCTCGGCGGGCTCATCGAGGTGCGCGAGGCGGATGTCACGGAGGTCGACACGTCCGCGTACGACGCCGTCTTCGTCGATCCCGCCCGGCGCGGTGGCCGTGGGCGCGTCTTCGATCCCGAGGCGTACTCACCGCCGCTGTCGTGGGCCGTCCGGGCCGCACTCGAGGCGCCCCTGGCCGCGCTGAAGATCGCGCCCGGCATTCCGCACGAGGCCGTCCCCGCCGAGGCCGGCGCCGAGTGGATCTCGGACTCCGGGGACGTGAAGGAAGCCGTGCTGTGGTTCGGCACGCGGGAGGCCGGATCGGTCCGCGCGACCCTGCTGCCCGGGCCGCGCACCCTGGTCGGCCGTGGACTGCCCGATCCCGCGGTGCGGCCCGTGGGGCGCTATCTGTACGAGCCCGACGGGGCCGTCATCCGCTCGCATCTCGTCGCGGAGGTCGCCGGGGAACTGGACGGCGGAGGGCTGGTCGACGAGACGATCGCCTACATCACCGCGGACTCGGTGACGGCCACCCCGTACGCCACCGCCTACGAGATCACCGACCGGCTTCCCTTCAACGTCAAGAAGCTGAAGGCCCTCCTGCGGCAGCGCGAGGTGGGCATCCTGACCGTCAAGAAGCGCGGGTCGGCGGTCGAGCCGGAGGAACTGCGGCGCAAGGTGAAGCCCCAGGGCCGGAACTCGGCGACCGTGTTCCTCACCCGGGTGCAGGGTGCCCCGACCATGCTCGTGGGGCACCCCGCCATGCCGAAGGACTAA
- a CDS encoding dipeptidase, producing MSSADDARALLAEFPVVDGHNDLPWALREQVRYDLGARDIAGDQSAHLHTDLARLRAGGVGAQYWSVYVRSDLPGAVTATLEQIDCVRQLIARYPADLRSALTAADMEAARGEGRIASLMGAEGGHSIDNSLATLRGLYELGVRYMTLTHNDNIAWADSATDEPAVGGLSPFGHEVVREMNRLGMLVDLSHVAATTMRDALDTSVAPVIFSHSSSRAVCDHPRNIPDDVLERLPANGGVAMVTFVPKFVLQAAVDWTAAADENMREQGFHHLDTTAEAMKVHRVFEESNPRPVATVSTVADHLDHMREVAGVDHLGIGGDYDGTAFTPEGLNDVSGYPNLIAELLDRGWSKPDLAKVTWQNSVRVLGAAEDVARDEQSRRGPSNATPEQLDG from the coding sequence ATGTCCTCCGCCGACGACGCCCGAGCACTTCTCGCCGAGTTCCCCGTGGTCGACGGGCACAACGACCTCCCCTGGGCGCTGCGCGAGCAGGTCCGCTACGACCTCGGCGCCCGCGACATCGCCGGCGACCAGAGCGCCCACCTGCACACCGACCTGGCGCGGCTGCGCGCGGGCGGCGTCGGCGCGCAGTACTGGTCGGTGTACGTGCGCTCGGACCTGCCCGGCGCGGTCACGGCGACACTCGAACAGATCGACTGCGTACGGCAGTTGATCGCGAGGTATCCGGCGGACCTGCGCAGCGCGCTGACCGCCGCCGACATGGAGGCGGCGCGCGGAGAGGGCCGTATCGCCTCGCTGATGGGCGCCGAGGGCGGTCACTCGATCGACAACTCCCTCGCCACGCTGCGGGGGTTGTACGAACTGGGGGTCCGCTACATGACCCTCACCCACAACGACAACATCGCGTGGGCGGACTCGGCGACGGACGAGCCGGCGGTCGGCGGCCTGTCGCCCTTCGGTCACGAGGTCGTCCGCGAGATGAACCGCCTGGGCATGCTGGTGGACCTCTCCCACGTGGCCGCCACGACCATGCGGGACGCGCTGGACACGTCCGTCGCGCCGGTGATCTTCTCCCACTCGTCCTCGCGGGCGGTCTGCGACCATCCGCGCAACATCCCGGACGACGTACTGGAGCGCCTGCCCGCCAACGGCGGTGTGGCGATGGTGACGTTCGTGCCGAAGTTCGTCCTCCAGGCCGCGGTCGACTGGACGGCGGCCGCGGACGAGAACATGCGCGAGCAGGGCTTCCACCACCTCGACACGACCGCCGAGGCGATGAAGGTCCACCGGGTGTTCGAGGAGTCCAACCCCCGCCCCGTCGCGACCGTTTCGACGGTCGCCGACCACCTCGACCACATGCGTGAGGTGGCGGGCGTCGACCACCTCGGCATCGGCGGCGACTACGACGGCACGGCGTTCACCCCCGAGGGCCTGAACGACGTATCCGGCTACCCGAACCTGATCGCGGAGCTGTTGGACCGCGGCTGGTCGAAGCCGGACCTCGCCAAGGTGACCTGGCAGAACTCGGTCCGGGTGCTGGGCGCGGCGGAGGACGTGGCCCGCGACGAGCAGTCCCGCAGGGGCCCGTCCAACGCGACCCCCGAGCAACTGGACGGTTAG
- the purE gene encoding 5-(carboxyamino)imidazole ribonucleotide mutase, with translation MSPVVGIVMGSDSDWPVMEAAAQALDEFDIAYEVDVVSAHRMPREMIAYGEEAAGRGLKVIIAGAGGAAHLPGMLASVSPLPVIGVPVPLKYLDGMDSLLSIVQMPAGVPVATVSVGGARNAGLLAARILATQDEELLGRMREFQQELNDQATEKGKRLRSKVESGTGNGFGFGK, from the coding sequence ATGAGCCCTGTCGTAGGCATTGTCATGGGATCCGACTCCGACTGGCCCGTCATGGAAGCGGCCGCCCAGGCCCTCGACGAGTTCGATATCGCGTACGAGGTCGACGTGGTCTCCGCGCACCGCATGCCGCGCGAGATGATCGCGTACGGCGAGGAGGCGGCCGGGCGCGGCCTGAAGGTGATCATCGCGGGGGCGGGCGGCGCGGCCCATCTGCCCGGCATGCTCGCCTCGGTCAGCCCGCTGCCCGTGATCGGCGTGCCGGTCCCGCTCAAGTACCTGGACGGCATGGACTCGCTGCTGTCGATCGTCCAGATGCCGGCAGGCGTCCCCGTCGCCACGGTCTCGGTGGGCGGCGCGCGCAACGCGGGTCTGCTGGCCGCCCGCATCCTCGCCACGCAGGACGAGGAACTCCTCGGCCGGATGCGCGAATTCCAGCAGGAGCTGAACGACCAGGCCACCGAGAAGGGCAAGCGGCTGCGCTCCAAGGTCGAGTCCGGCACGGGCAACGGCTTCGGCTTCGGGAAGTGA
- a CDS encoding 5-(carboxyamino)imidazole ribonucleotide synthase translates to MTFPVVGMVGGGQLARMTHEAGIPLGIRFKLLSDTPQDSAAQVVSDVVVGDYRDLATLRAFARGCDVITFDHEHVPTEHLRALEADGIPVRPGPDALVHAQDKGVMRAKLDEIGVPCPRHRIVSGPEDVAAFAAEGDGFPVVLKTVRGGYDGKGVWVVRSAADAEDPFRAGVPVLAEEKVDFVRELAANVVRSPHGQAVAYPVVESQQVDGVCDTVIAPAPGISEGLALRAEELALSIAKELGVVGHLAVELFETRDGRILVNELAMRPHNSGHWTQDGAITSQFANHVRAVLDLPLGDPRPRAPWTVMVNVLGGDYPDMYSAYLHCMARDPKLKIHMYGKDVKPGRKVGHVNTYGDDLDDVLERARHAAGYLRGTITE, encoded by the coding sequence GTGACGTTCCCGGTAGTCGGCATGGTCGGCGGGGGGCAGCTCGCTCGTATGACACACGAGGCGGGCATCCCGCTCGGCATCAGGTTCAAGCTCCTCAGTGACACCCCCCAGGATTCTGCGGCGCAGGTGGTCAGCGATGTCGTCGTCGGCGACTATCGCGATCTCGCCACGCTGCGGGCCTTCGCGCGGGGTTGCGACGTGATCACTTTCGATCACGAACACGTACCCACCGAGCATCTGCGGGCACTGGAGGCGGACGGCATTCCCGTGCGCCCCGGGCCCGACGCGCTCGTGCACGCCCAGGACAAGGGGGTGATGCGCGCGAAGCTCGACGAGATCGGCGTGCCGTGTCCGCGGCACCGGATCGTGAGCGGCCCCGAGGACGTGGCGGCCTTCGCGGCGGAGGGGGACGGCTTCCCGGTCGTCCTCAAGACCGTCCGCGGCGGCTACGACGGCAAGGGCGTGTGGGTCGTACGGTCCGCGGCGGACGCCGAGGACCCCTTCCGCGCGGGCGTCCCGGTCCTCGCCGAGGAGAAGGTCGACTTCGTACGCGAGCTGGCCGCCAACGTCGTACGGTCCCCGCACGGCCAGGCCGTGGCCTACCCCGTGGTCGAGTCCCAGCAGGTCGACGGGGTCTGCGACACGGTGATCGCGCCGGCGCCCGGCATCTCCGAGGGGCTCGCGCTCCGGGCGGAGGAGCTGGCCCTGAGCATCGCGAAGGAACTCGGCGTGGTCGGCCACCTCGCCGTGGAGCTCTTCGAGACCCGTGACGGCCGCATCCTCGTGAACGAGCTGGCCATGCGCCCGCACAACTCCGGCCACTGGACCCAGGACGGCGCGATCACCTCCCAGTTCGCCAACCACGTCCGAGCGGTCCTGGACCTGCCCCTCGGCGACCCGCGCCCGCGCGCGCCCTGGACGGTCATGGTGAACGTCCTGGGGGGCGACTACCCCGACATGTACTCCGCGTACCTGCACTGCATGGCCCGCGACCCGAAGCTCAAGATCCACATGTACGGAAAGGACGTGAAGCCCGGCCGCAAGGTGGGCCACGTCAACACCTACGGCGACGACCTGGACGACGTGCTGGAGCGCGCCCGTCACGCAGCCGGCTATCTCAGAGGAACGATCACCGAATGA
- a CDS encoding GtrA family protein, translating to MGKGGKRRAHARPPSAVRMRIDRLTREVAKFGAVGGAGLLVNLITFNLVRSTTDLQVVRASVIATVVAIVSNYIGFRYFTYRDRDKSGRTKELTLFALFSAIGLVIENGFLFATTYGLGLDSALASNVFKFVGIGIATLFRFWSYRTWVFRAAPAREAVASAESFLEHPQAYLPDEDIPTRQFRQVQRVR from the coding sequence ATGGGCAAAGGTGGTAAACGCAGGGCTCATGCCAGGCCACCGAGCGCCGTTCGCATGCGAATCGACCGGCTGACCAGGGAAGTCGCCAAGTTCGGCGCGGTCGGCGGAGCCGGCCTGCTCGTCAACCTGATCACGTTCAACCTGGTGCGCAGCACCACCGACCTCCAGGTCGTCCGGGCCAGTGTGATCGCCACGGTCGTCGCGATCGTCTCGAACTACATCGGTTTCCGGTACTTCACATACCGTGACCGCGACAAGAGTGGCCGGACCAAGGAGCTGACCCTGTTCGCGCTGTTCAGCGCGATCGGCCTCGTCATCGAGAACGGCTTCCTCTTCGCCACCACGTACGGCCTGGGCCTCGACAGCGCCCTGGCGAGCAACGTCTTCAAGTTCGTCGGCATCGGTATCGCGACGCTGTTCCGCTTCTGGTCCTACCGCACCTGGGTCTTCCGGGCGGCCCCGGCCCGCGAGGCCGTGGCCAGCGCCGAATCGTTCCTGGAGCACCCGCAGGCCTACCTGCCGGACGAGGACATCCCGACCCGCCAGTTCCGCCAGGTCCAGCGCGTGCGCTGA
- a CDS encoding ATP-binding protein, producing the protein MRRRLINSTLAVVLVVIAVFGVSLVIVETRTISNSAQERVDSEAVRLVSIVDSRILGDELISAGVLKDQVTGDRYARIEIPGRADIHIGTKPTGDVIKSTRKGEQRETVTVEEARSAVTREVGRTLLIIAAVALLAVVAAVLLAVRQANRLTSPLTDLAETAERLGSGDPRPRHKRYGVAELDRVADVLDGSAERIARMLTAERRLAADASHQLRTPLTALSMRLEEITLTDDPHTVKEEATIALGQVERLTDVVERLLTNSRDPRTGSAVTFDLDEVIKQQLAEWRPAYRNAGRAIVSSGKHHLQAVGTPGAVAQVLAALIENSLMHGGGTVALRTRVTGNQAVIEVTDEGAGVPADLGARIFERAISGRNSTGIGLAVARDLAEADGGRLEMLQAQPPVFGLFLSRTQLQRSRDGGEPTVR; encoded by the coding sequence GTGCGTCGCCGTCTCATCAACTCCACGCTGGCCGTCGTGCTGGTCGTGATCGCCGTGTTCGGGGTCTCGCTCGTCATCGTCGAGACCCGCACGATCAGCAACAGCGCCCAGGAGCGGGTGGACTCCGAGGCGGTGCGGCTGGTGAGCATCGTCGACAGCCGCATCCTCGGCGACGAGCTCATCAGCGCCGGTGTCCTCAAGGACCAGGTCACGGGCGACCGGTACGCGCGCATCGAGATCCCCGGCCGCGCCGACATCCACATCGGCACCAAGCCCACCGGTGACGTCATCAAGTCCACCCGCAAGGGCGAGCAGCGCGAGACGGTCACCGTCGAGGAGGCCCGCTCCGCGGTCACCCGCGAGGTCGGCCGCACGCTCCTGATCATCGCGGCGGTGGCCCTGCTCGCGGTGGTCGCCGCCGTGCTCCTCGCGGTCCGCCAGGCCAACCGGCTCACCTCCCCGCTGACCGACCTCGCGGAGACCGCCGAGCGGCTCGGTTCGGGGGACCCGAGGCCGCGCCACAAGCGGTACGGGGTCGCGGAGCTGGACCGGGTCGCGGACGTGCTGGACGGCTCCGCCGAGCGCATCGCCCGCATGCTGACGGCGGAGCGGCGCCTCGCCGCCGACGCCTCGCACCAGCTGCGTACACCGCTGACCGCGCTGTCGATGCGGCTGGAGGAGATCACGCTCACCGACGACCCGCACACGGTGAAGGAGGAGGCGACGATCGCGCTGGGACAGGTCGAGCGCCTCACCGACGTGGTGGAACGGCTGCTGACGAACTCCCGCGACCCGCGCACCGGCTCCGCCGTCACCTTCGATCTCGACGAGGTCATCAAGCAGCAGCTCGCGGAGTGGCGCCCCGCCTACCGCAACGCGGGCCGCGCCATCGTCAGCTCGGGCAAGCACCATCTGCAGGCCGTCGGGACGCCCGGAGCCGTGGCCCAGGTCCTCGCCGCGCTGATCGAGAACTCGCTGATGCACGGCGGCGGCACGGTCGCCCTGCGCACCCGCGTCACCGGCAACCAGGCTGTGATCGAGGTCACCGACGAGGGAGCCGGTGTTCCCGCGGACCTGGGCGCCCGGATCTTCGAGCGGGCGATCAGCGGCCGCAACTCCACGGGTATCGGCCTCGCCGTGGCCCGCGACCTCGCCGAGGCCGACGGGGGACGCCTGGAGATGCTCCAGGCGCAGCCTCCGGTGTTCGGGCTGTTCCTGTCGCGTACGCAGCTGCAGCGGTCGCGGGACGGCGGGGAGCCGACGGTGCGCTGA
- a CDS encoding response regulator transcription factor: protein MTRVLLAEDDASISEPLARALRREGYEVEVREDGPTALDAGIQGGIDLVVLDLGLPGMDGLEVARRLRAEGLTVPILILTARADEVDTVVGLDAGADDYVTKPFRLAELLARVRALLRRGAAEPQQPPATHGVRIDVESHRAWMGDEELQLTAKEFDLLRVLVRDAGRVVTRDQLMREVWDTTWWSSTKTLDMHISWLRKKLGDDAANPRYIATVRGVGFRFEKS from the coding sequence ATGACCCGAGTACTGCTCGCCGAGGACGACGCGTCCATCTCGGAACCCCTGGCCCGCGCCCTGCGCCGGGAGGGGTACGAGGTTGAGGTACGCGAGGACGGACCCACCGCGCTCGACGCCGGCATCCAGGGCGGCATCGATCTCGTGGTGCTCGACCTCGGGCTGCCCGGTATGGACGGCCTGGAGGTGGCCCGGCGGCTGCGCGCCGAGGGTCTCACCGTGCCGATCCTCATCCTGACCGCGCGCGCCGACGAGGTGGACACCGTCGTCGGTCTGGACGCGGGCGCCGACGACTACGTCACCAAGCCGTTCCGCCTGGCCGAGCTGCTGGCCCGGGTCCGGGCCCTGCTGCGGCGCGGCGCGGCCGAGCCCCAGCAGCCGCCCGCCACGCACGGCGTGCGTATCGACGTCGAGTCGCACCGGGCGTGGATGGGCGACGAGGAGCTTCAGCTCACGGCCAAGGAGTTCGACCTGCTCCGGGTGCTCGTCAGGGACGCCGGCCGGGTCGTCACACGCGACCAGCTGATGCGTGAGGTCTGGGACACCACGTGGTGGTCGTCCACGAAGACGCTGGACATGCACATCTCGTGGCTGCGCAAGAAGCTGGGCGACGACGCCGCGAATCCGCGGTACATCGCGACGGTACGAGGCGTCGGGTTCCGCTTCGAGAAGAGCTAG
- a CDS encoding oligopeptide:H+ symporter has protein sequence MASSLTKDSVSPGTPGSEKTFFGHPRGLATLFMTEMWERFSYYGMRALLPLYLVAPGGLHLSATAATAIYSVYLSLVYLLTLPGGWFADRVLGPRKTVAVAGLVIMLGHLTLALPSSGTFYAGLGLVAIGSGLLKANISTMVGHLYDGPDDPRRDGGFTVFYIGINLGAFAAPLVIGTIGENVDWHLGFALAALGMALGLAQFLLGRRHLDARSDVVPTPMSAQEKATTLRKGLLWLAVAAFFYAVVGFSGHYTLNWVLIPLTVLGLVIPVWVIARIKRDKSLDSVEQSKMSAYIWFFVAAAVFWMIYDQGGSTLSIFAESSAENSVFGWDFPVSWYQSVNPVLIMALAPVFAWAWLALNRAGREPSTIVKFSSGLVLVGASFFLFLAPLSIAEGGHKAAAMWLVAIYFVQTVGELTVSPVGLSVTTKMAPAKYASQMMGVWFLAVTAGDATTGLLSIAGVDLNGMGVVALEATLAVVAGFAVYMYRNKVKSLMGDVR, from the coding sequence ATGGCGTCCAGCCTGACGAAGGACTCGGTCTCTCCGGGCACCCCCGGTTCCGAGAAGACCTTCTTCGGCCACCCCCGCGGACTGGCCACTCTCTTCATGACCGAGATGTGGGAGCGGTTCTCCTACTACGGCATGAGGGCACTGCTCCCGCTGTACCTGGTCGCCCCCGGCGGCCTGCACCTGAGCGCGACCGCCGCGACCGCGATCTACTCGGTGTACCTGTCGCTCGTGTACCTGCTCACCCTGCCCGGCGGCTGGTTCGCGGACCGTGTGCTCGGCCCCCGCAAGACCGTCGCCGTCGCCGGCCTGGTCATCATGCTCGGCCACCTGACGCTGGCGCTGCCCTCGTCCGGCACCTTCTACGCGGGCCTCGGTCTCGTCGCGATCGGCTCGGGTCTGCTGAAGGCCAACATCTCGACGATGGTCGGCCACCTCTACGACGGCCCGGACGACCCGCGGCGTGACGGCGGCTTCACCGTCTTCTACATCGGCATCAACCTCGGTGCCTTCGCCGCCCCGCTGGTCATCGGCACCATCGGCGAGAACGTCGACTGGCACCTCGGCTTCGCGCTCGCCGCGCTCGGCATGGCGCTGGGTCTGGCGCAGTTCCTCCTGGGCCGCCGCCACCTCGACGCGCGCTCCGACGTCGTCCCGACGCCGATGTCCGCCCAGGAGAAGGCCACGACCCTGCGCAAGGGCCTGCTGTGGCTGGCCGTCGCCGCGTTCTTCTACGCCGTCGTCGGCTTCTCCGGCCACTACACGCTGAACTGGGTCCTGATTCCGCTCACGGTCCTCGGCCTGGTCATCCCGGTCTGGGTCATCGCCCGTATCAAGCGGGACAAGTCGCTGGACAGCGTCGAGCAGTCGAAGATGTCCGCGTACATCTGGTTCTTCGTCGCCGCGGCCGTGTTCTGGATGATCTACGACCAGGGCGGTTCCACGCTGTCGATCTTCGCCGAGTCGTCGGCCGAGAACAGCGTGTTCGGCTGGGACTTCCCGGTCTCCTGGTACCAGTCGGTGAACCCGGTGCTGATCATGGCCCTCGCCCCGGTCTTCGCCTGGGCGTGGCTGGCGCTGAACCGCGCCGGCAGGGAACCGAGCACGATCGTGAAGTTCTCCTCGGGTCTGGTCCTGGTGGGTGCGTCGTTCTTCCTCTTCCTGGCTCCCCTGTCGATCGCCGAGGGCGGTCACAAGGCCGCCGCGATGTGGCTGGTCGCCATCTACTTCGTGCAGACCGTCGGTGAACTGACCGTCTCCCCGGTCGGCCTCTCCGTCACCACGAAGATGGCGCCCGCGAAGTACGCCTCCCAGATGATGGGCGTCTGGTTCCTGGCCGTCACCGCCGGCGACGCCACGACGGGCCTGCTCTCCATCGCGGGCGTCGACCTGAACGGCATGGGCGTCGTCGCCCTGGAGGCCACCCTCGCCGTGGTCGCCGGCTTCGCGGTCTACATGTACCGCAACAAGGTCAAGTCACTGATGGGCGACGTCCGGTAA